The DNA sequence CTATTGCGCAAAGAACTTCGTCCCTCCCTTATTGATAACTTGTGGAGAAAGGCAACACacataaatcagaaaaaaaaacaccaacctctGTGATTTTATTTCTGTATTGGTGTTGGGTGTGTATGACCTCTTTTCGGTTTTCTCCTGTTATTTTGTTTGTGCATGGAAAGGCCACACACCGCCTTCAGAAGAAAAAGCAGACGatgcagtttctctctctgtctctctttcgctgtgtgtgtgtgtgtgtgtgtgtgtgtgtgtgtgtgtgtgtgtgtgtgagagagagagagagagagagagtttgtgggtgtgcgtgcgtgtgtttgtgtgtgtgtgtgtgtgtgtgtgtgtgtgtgtgtgtgtgtgtgtgtgtgtgtgtgtgtgtgtgtgtgtgtgtgtgtgtgtgtgtgtgtgtgtgtgtgtgtgagtctgtctgtctgtgtccatgccgatgtgtgtgtccgtgtctgtaaatgtgtgtctgtgtgtaagaagACTGATGCGTGTGTATGACGTAATCCGCCTGTCTTGTCATGGTGGCACCGATTTATTGCTGTTCTGAGTATTAGATTAGCAAACGCgtgcagcttcttttttttcttttttcttttttctttttctctctctctctctctgtcttcccattTTGCTTTGTCAGCAAGAaaggcccccgccccccccccccccttaccccccttctAAAACACCCCCGCCCACTCCcactgtctcctccctccctccttccccaccgccCCTGAATAATCACCGGCGAAAAGATACCCAGTtcaagagcaagaaagaaaggtttACACATTGATCCAGTCAatcaacaaaaacatttttttgggggggtggaggtggtaggcTGCGAGGAGCTGGGTGGTAGAGGTAtgaggagaggggggcgaggggggcggggcgaggggagcgggggtggggggcgaaaaATGAGAGGAGGGCGGTTAACTTAAACGTGgtttatatctatctgtctctgtatctacgtaactatgtgtctatctatctatctatcttataacacgtggatcacacacacacacacacacatgtatgtacatatataaatatatatatattctatatatattcatatgtaaaaacatatatatgtgtgtgtgtatctatctgtctatctatctatatctatatatatgattTTACAGATTTATAGTTGGTCACCGGCTTTCCTCAGTTCTAGTTAGTTTTAACGAGTTACCTGTTTTCTCCTGTTATATttagttttagtttgttttagCCATTTACCTGTTTTCTCCAGTTATAGTTTGGTTTAACCAGTACATGGTACATCTGGTGCATGAATGTATAACATCTTCAAAATTGACATCATttggggacgggcgcaatagccgagtggttaaagctttggaatttcaatctgacggtcccggtttcgaatcttggtaacggcgcctggtgggtaaatgggctgagatttttacgatttcccaggtcaacattatatgcagacctgcacgtgcctgaacccccttcgtgtgtatacgcaagcagaagatcaaatacgcacgttaaagatcctgtaatccatgtcagccttcggtgggttatggaaacaagaacatacccagcatgcacacccccgaaaacggagtatggaaaAAAAACGGTCGAACACGTATAAGCCCACACGTGtccctacgagtgaacgtgggagttgcagccctcgaacaaagaagaggaagaagaagaagaagaagacatcatttGGTGTTTGTTAATCATCTTAGCCAAATAGGTACAAGAGGCACCGTGGTAGAATCGTAGTATGGCGTTGgaattctgatccagtgttcaccagggaccagggttcgaggccccgtttcgggcatggtgttgtgtccttggggaagacactttactccgatttctctcactccacccacTGAGGTGTGAACTGGTAGCCTACTTGACTTCAGTTAGGTAGAGTTTAAACAGCGGAGGGACAGGACTGGGCcacgccttcctatgccgtgctaggagacacagtggatgtgatatCACTGCCGGCCCGATGGCCGTACAAGGCTACGGGACATTTAACTTGAACTTTTAACCTTATCCACTTCAAAGTGATTCCATCATTAAGAGTGTCTGGCACTTCCCATGagggctctttctctctcctgtaaggggaggggagaggagagagtgaatgggggggggggattggagaaagggggtgggagagagagagagtggggtggagagagagagaggcacacagacacacagagacaaagactgaaacaggaacagacatgcagactgataggctgagagagagaggggggggaggggaggggaagagagagagagagaagagagagagagtgagagagagaagcaaccaACACAGTTCCTCCAGACAGACTTCACCGTAAAGTCAGGAagtatcttcacacacacacacacacacacacacacacacacatacacacgcacgcacgcacgcacgcacacacacaagagagagagagagaaagatagacagatagacagtgagacactgacagatgcacagacgcacagaccgacatacaaatagacaggtgAAACTTTCAGAGCAGTTTGTCAACCAATAAAAAGCCATAATCGACAATGATATGGCATCGCAGGGAAGCAACGCACGGTGATATGCTTTCAGCGGCCCATAACAACATCACACGCACCCACCATGTTCTCAAAACGGTCACTTACTCAGCACACACCTAACACATTCGTTTCGTAAACTCCacgtcttgtcacacacacacacacacacacacacacacacttcttaccTGATTAAGTGGTGATGAACAGATCTCACAAAATGCAGGAACAGTTTGCACGTGCTAAGTTCACACAAAAGCAGAAAATTCCGGGACGCTGGAATTTACAAGCCACATAACGCAAGTTTCTTTGAGCGGAAATACCTGAACATTCTCTGTTCATTGTTTCTCGTTCGCGAAATGTTATCACAACAAATGACAAAAGCGGAGAATTCAAATTGACCAGCGACATGCACAAGTTTCTCTTTCGTACCCCTGAGAATTGATGTCCTGACCAAAATGATTCGTTCACTCATCGTTTCTAGTGTCAGCGAAGGCAATGCAAAGTTTCCATTCACAACTCCCCACCTCGCAACACCGCGAAAGTTTTTTTGTGCCTTGTGAGAGGTCATGGTCATGAGCGTAAATATAGTTACAATGTCACGTGGGGTGTCATGTGCTCAGCCGTAAGTGAACATTCCTCAGACACAAAAGGCATGTCATCATTGTGCGAAAACATTTTGTTCATATTTTCTCCGCATATCTTTAAGGATGTTCCTGtcttatgtatgatagtcgtattCGAcgatggccatcagaacagcaatggaggtaactgctgtccagactattttgggctagaatttgattatagtggagagcgtcttgctcacgttcttcttcttcttcctgttaggtgtccacggtcatcacattgaccattctgacaccatacatccccactctctcggccaagagggttttaggacagtcggcgttgggatggtacccaaaggctaactagcccccaagtctgcagcactaagagccagtgcaattttgccttctagtttgagagtaatAGTCATTCACTAAACTGTCTTTTTAGGTCTTGATATTACTATATGTCCAGATTCTGAATCAGGGTGTGACATACTGTTTCGTATCTCATGCTCACTTCCAAACAAAAGTAAATTGGGGTGTCTCAAACAGAGTGAACAAATAACACATAATCCgggaaaatgcccccccccccccttgtttctctctcctccctcccgtctcaccaccccccttaccccgtgcccccccccccctcacccccccccccccccccccactcccttctcccatccccgccttttttcttttcacatttaTTCGCATTCCCTCGTTCTGCGCCAATGTATTCTTCTGTTGAAACCAAAGTTCTTTTCAGAGGCCTGAAAGTTTATTGTAAAGCGTCTGAAGTTCTGTTgagtcgcgcgtgcgcgcgcacacacacacacacacacacacacacacacacacacacacacacacacacgcatatatatatatatatatatatatatatatatatatatatatatatatacaagtacacacacatacacaaatatacgcacagacacgtacacgcgcacgcacacacacacacacacacacacacacacacacacacacacacacgcgcgcgcgcgcgcgcgcgctcataatGATCATAACCCCATGCACATCGCGTTTCGACCAAGAGGACTCACAGGCATCATTTCGAACAAGTCTCGTGATTTTATTCCACggtggaagagaaagaaacagaagagaacagCTTGTGTTGGGTTCTGTGTGATGAAGAAGGCCAGTGGAACTAATGGAGAAAGTGTGTCAACAGGTTCCTGTCCGCGATGTTCTGAAGTGAGCGGGGGTTGTTACTCTGGAATCTTTAGAGTTTATTGagcaagcccaaaatcagtgaatgaaaagtcgtatttattccataaacgctattgatttctttggcattgtgtgatttatatacaaaataaaacggtggtcgacccaagaaagtcccggtacaaaaaaaagaaaaaaaaaagtttattgagCAGAAATATAGAATGCgtgaaacatgagagagagagagagagagagagagagagagagagagagagggggagaaatatggagagggtggggtgaagagagaaaagagagagacatagacatagacaaggacagagacagagacacagagaaacaaagagagacagacagacagaaagacagacacagataaacagacaaccaTACATGGAGACAcgcagatacagagagggagtgtggggggtgggggtgagagtgctagtgagagataacgataacgatatcgatcttttattcagattaaggccaaagccccttactgaagggggtcatacaagaaaatagataaagaaaatgacttgacacaataaaccaacatcacaaaacaaccaaaagtagctaatacaatactcgacaacattcacaaaatcacTATTCGAAGATTCTTCAatgctagtgagagagagagcgggggttgggcggggatgacaaaaaaatcaaaagcgGAACCAGAGTCAGTTTATTCAGGAAGACGAAAGCCAGgcatgaaggtgagagagagagagggggggttgggcggggatGACAAAAAATCAAAAGCGGAACCAGAGTCAGTTTATTCAGGAAGACGAAAACCAGgcatgaaggtgagagagagagagggggttgggtggggatgaCAAAAAATCAAAAGCGGAACCAGAGTCAGTTTATTCAGGAAGACGAAAGCCAGGCATGAAGGTGTGAGAATACAAGCATTAACAAGAGGCACGCCTGACGTCACTGGACTAAATTTAATTTTCAAAGCAATGTTGTTTTCTTCCTCCTGCGTTAAAAAGACGTGATTGTATttgacgtaataacgccgtttaaataatgtttttgcacggttttttgttgttgttgttgttgttttttaattatatttcgattattcttttatttcagcggTAACGGAGACGTTGCCATTGCTTCAAGCACATCGCCACACGTggcagatctctagatctgcacgaacctgTCTACAATAGGCTGATATGAAAGAAaagatcgattcaatttttctttaatgttcattccagttaattcagtgtccactttagaatattcataaacagtaaacgagagagacagagaacactgaacactgaaatgttttatgtcattagctttaaagctctagtgacatagcaggtactaatcagaagaaaatggtgcaaaacagataaaatggaacagaaaggaaaaacagaattgaaacaaaataaagtaataagagattagcgacactttggcactttggcaTTAGCTTATATATGacagggggtaatgtgccttttttcagtcgttcgtctccaaggtttcgacagtacacagaaaacaaagtacatataaatcatataattaatatttacgcatgtaacatagacacacattatatcaatacaaacgCATACTAAAATACATATAAATCAAGAATTAATTTTtctgcctgaacatcaaaacccatcacatCAATATCAACACATCATTCGAAaatgaccatccaaatgtaaccttttctttttatctatgcttttattcctcatagaacccatactaagttttgaTTAATgggtatttggaccgatgatggacgttttccgtatatttattgcctcgaatacatattttgcaagtgtaAGCatcatatcgagagagagagagagagagagagagagagagagagagagagagagagagagagagagagtacgaacgAACGAgcctttttttattgagggaaaaaaggaataagcacaaatggcttgttttcatcctgccctcatggaaagggaaaatataacgagtgagacacacacacacacacacacacacacacacacacacacacacacacagagagagaaagacagagagggggaaggggagagtgagagaaagcagCAACCAACCATGTTCCACCAGCCAGATATTATCGCTAAGACCAGGAAGTAGTGACAGTGACATGAATGATCATCACAATGAAAGGCagcggttttgttgtttttttttcatcctcttttCATTCAGTCTGAATCCTAGTCCAGGAAATGACTTGTGATGTAACGAGAAGCCCCCAGTCCCCGCCCCAACCTCCTCCAATCCCTCCTCCGTCTTTCCACCCATCGCCTCttccacttctccccccccccccctcagcactccccaccccacacccctccttttaTTCCCATCTCAcgactgtctgactgtccatcCTCCCTCTTCGCTCTGTTTGTTTTCAGTCGTTATCGTATGGTATGTATCCCTTCTCGTGCTTTTCCTGTCTGTCCAATTATttttccaccctcccccttctctctctctctctctctctctctctctctctgggtggaaaaaagcatgtgtacttgcttatctcattaccctagtgaaataaaatttcgtttcgttcccTTTCGTTTcggttcgtttctctctctctctttctctctctctctttctctctctctctctctctctctttctctctctctctctctctctctctctctctctctctctctctttctctctctctctttctctctctatcgctatctctctcaactaaccaaccaaccatccgaTTTAACGTTACCATCGAAACCCAAATGTAAAGCTGTTATAGtctaacaaaagaaaaacaacccaccaccacaaccaccaccatccccaccaccaccaccaccacagctaccatccccacaacaaccaacaacaaacatcaaaatccTTTAAcacaaatccaacaacaacagcaccacaacaacccaccaccaccaccaccaccacaaataacaacaacagcaacaaaccttAATTCGTTAACCACAAATCGaataacagcaccaccaacaaaaaacaaacaaacaaaaacacacacacacccccaaaacaagaacaacaacaacaaaaaaacaacacacacacacacacacacacacacacacacacacacacacacacacacacaaatgcacccccctcccaccaccaccaccaacaaaccttAAAACCGTGGGGCGGATTTGAGTGCTGATCTATGCTCCCTCTGGCCTGCCGTTCAGAGTGGTGCAGCGAGTCCGTAAAGTCTTTTGACGTCCTTCAGACAGCTCTTGATCAACGACACATtcagcagcaacaaacacaacaaaagaaatacTCCCCTCCctgccaagaagaagaacaacaacaaaccataaaaacctgaaccacacacaccaaaacaacaataaagcgAAAGaaaatcacccccaccaccatcaccaccaccaccaccaaaccttaAAACCCTGAACCACacattcaacagcaacaaaaacaacatcaccatcaccatcagcaacaaACCTTAAAACCCCAAAGCCACAattcctcttttttgtgtgtgttccagatccttcatcccacaacaacaacaacgacaacagcaacaacaaaaaacaggatgaGTCCGAaacatctcctcctcttcctactcctcaccaccctcttgctcctctccctcctcaccctggCCAGCGCCAAGAGGGAGCCGCGCAACCGGAACCGGAACCGCAACAGGAACCGGAACCGGAAGCTGGAGCGGGACCTGTCCCAGATGGACGAGGTGGCAGAGATGAGCGAGGCCTGCAGTCTGGAGGTGTCCTGCAAGGCCCCTGACAGCGGCATGCCCATTACCCTCCCCATCCAGGGCCCACGTGGACCCCCCGGGAAACCCGGGCAGCCCGGGGAACCCGGCAAGGATGGCGCGCCAGGGCTGCCTGGACCCATGGGTAAGCGGCGGTGAGGagctgggggggttgggtttgggtttgggggtgaagatagaaagatagaaggaagaaagaaaggaaaaaaaaagaaagtgatagTCCTAGTAGGCAAAGGGAGGATGGGGGTTTGGTTGAAGATAGAAATATAGAAcgaaacaaggaaagaagaaaggaaggaaagaagggaagaaagaaacactTCTCCTATGGGTAGGTAGGGAGGTAAGAGATAGGAAGATAGAAggcaaaaaggaagaaagaaggaaagaaacaagcaCCGTTTCCACGggcaaagagagggggtggggtgaagataCAAGcatagaagaaaggaaggaaggaaggaaggaaagaagtactGGTTCTGTTGGTAAAGTGCTGGgctgaagacagaaataaagaagggagaaagaaacaaataaagaaaaaagaaagaaattcaaaaGTGCTAGTCCCAGGAGTAGCGGGGTTTGAAGATTGAAACACAAGTGGAAGgaacgaagaaggaaggaagggagaaggaaggtagAAGGTATTGATCCCATGTGTAAGGTGAGGGAGGAAGTtccagatagaaagacagaaggaaggaagaaagaaagaaacactgctCCATGGATAAGTAGGGAATTGAAGATAGAAAGATGGAAGAGGAAATGatcaagtaaagaaagaaagttctAGTTCcatgaataagaagaaaaaaaaagaaagaaaagaagttttgGTCCCTGGGATAAGAAgccaaaaggaagaaaggaagtgtTAATCCCTTGGGCAAGAAGGGTGGTGGCGGTTGAAGATAGAAATATAGAAATgatagaaagaagggaggaagaagcaaagaaacaaataagaccgatctctctctctctctctctctctctctctctctctctctctctctctctctctctctctatatatatatatatatatatatgtgtgtgtgtgtgtgtgtgtgtgtgtgtgtgtgtgtgttacaacaacaacaataatgataataataatgataatgatcacgaTGATAACAAACAGTAGAcatgatagcagtagtagtagtagaagtagtagtgatagtacgacgacgactactactactactactactactactactaccaatgtcaatgacgataacgatgatgatgatgacgatgataatgctgctgatgaaattgatgatgataatgatgatgatgataaaataatctACTTTTAAACTGTTTCCCTTTATTTATCATTTCCCCAATGTTACTGATCCgaacttttctttctgttcatcagGTCTCCACGGAGCTGAAGTTCCGAAAGTGGCGTTTTTCGCCGGTCTCAAAGACAACAAGGGGCCTGTCTCAGAAAACACCGACCTCATTTTCGACAGTGTAATCACCAATGTGGGCTCGGCTTTCGACATGGATACAGGTCGCTTTACGGCACCATACAACGGCACGTTCCAGTTTACGGTGGTCGTGGCCGCTCAGGGGAGACAACGCGTACGTTTCTTTGATGAAAGGATGGAACGTATCTGTCGAGTTTTGGTTCTTTgtgatctctctttttttcttagttggttggttggttggtgatgggtgtttgttgtgttgtgttgtgttgtgttgtggtgtggtgtggtgtgttgtgttgtgttgtgttgtgttgtgttgtgttgtggtgtgtgtgtgtgtgtgtgtgtgtgtgtgtgtgtgtgtgtgtgtgtgtgtgtgtgtgtgtgtgtgtgtgtgtgtgtgtagcgctaTTGTTTAATCTTCGACAGAGTTGTATGTTAGTCATTTAAAGAATGTATGTTAGTCCTTGCAGCAatcaaatcaagaaaaaaaatataaacaacaacaacacgaacctgACAAGAGAGTacagacaataaaaacaacaaggtGGACATACAAAATACCTCAGAACACATTAAACAACAATTGTTTAAACTAGCTACCATAAATGATGATTCCGTGAGCCTAAAGACAATATGGACAAAAATATCGATCAGTTGGATATCCGTATCTAAGAGTTGAAAAGGTTTGAAGGTTCAAGGTCCTATTGCCCTTTGCGGCCAGGGGGGTAGTGTATTTATATCCACTGTTTCTGGGGCTCTACATAGGAAAGACGGCCCCAATTcgctccttccgccattttatcCCTCCCGAAACAAAAGctaggtacccgttcacacctggggaaagggggggcgtggggggagtgaggaaaatcggaggagaatgtctttcccaaggacacaacgccatgccgaaacgggaccacgaaccttgatcactggtgaacattggatcagaagtccatcgtctgggcgattttttttttttttttttttttttttttttttgccacggcGCCATATCTTTTGTATATTTgtacatttgtatttctctttttgtcacaacaggtttctctgtgtgaaattcgggctgctttccccaaggaaagcgcgccgctacactacagtgccaccttttttttctttttttttttcctgcgtgcagttttatttgtttttttttctatcgaagtggatttttctacagaattttgctaggaacaactcTTTTATTGCGGTGGGTTATTtgacgtgcgctaactgcatgcatgctgcacacgggacctcggtttatcgtgccatccgaatgactagcgtccagaccacaacacaAAGTctggtggagtgggagaaaatatcggcggctgagccgtgattcgaaccagcgcgctcagattctctcgcttcctaagcagacgcgttacctccaggccatcactccacgtgatagACGTTCTGGTGAACTAGGAACAGACTCTGAAATATAAAATCAgacaattaaagaaaaaataatagaCCAATGTGTAACGTGGAacagcaacataaaaaacaacagcaacaagaatagcaacaacaaatgaCAATGAGCAACACGGTTGTCAGTTAAACATGgagcgcatgtatgtatgtatgacagtcagtcgtgtccgactgagaccatcagaacagcagagtaggcaactgttgtcccgactatctgggctagaatttgattgctGTGggcagtgtcttgcccaagttacatccccactctcccggccaagagggtATTGGACAATCGGCGCTGGGCCCTTCTCCTTCTTTCGTATCTGGCCGccttcatcaagttgaagattctggcCCTATAGGCTCAGTGGAGAAGGAGATTATTGTCATAACTGAGAGCTTCCCTccgctgcctcttccttgtcttcagtttcgtcatttttagagttatgcatgcgtgtgaatgactggtgtgaaagcgcttagatttgtctctgcacaagattcagcaatatataaatactattattattattattatctgttacACCCTGTTTGTTTGCATTATTCACGACTAGCGGTGACGTCTTTGATTAAacgccaccccctctccctgcttATGTTCTTCGCAAATATTGATGTCTCTAGGCGCTTTACCTGGTCCTTTCTGCGTACTTTTCAAATAGTGGTGACATCTTTAAAATGCTATATCCTGTCCTTTCATATTCTTCATGGATCGCAGTGACGTCTTTAAAGTGCTCTTTCCAATCCCCTTTTGCCATTCACAAATAGTGGTCACGTCTCAAAATGTTATGCCGACCTTTTTACGTTCTTAACAAATATTGGTAACGGTATAAATATTGTTTCTTAACCCTACATGTTGCTGATAAATAGTGGTGAAGTATTAGAATGTGATACTCCACCCACccgtacacaacacatacaaacacgcgcgcgcgcacacacacaatcgcacacacacacacacacacacacacacacacacacacacacacacacacaaagaggcacatccgtacacacacacacacacacacacacacacagaactcccctctcccaacacacacacacacacacacacacacacacacacacacacacacacacacacaaacgcaccccctctccccaatcaagcccgtcaccccccacccccacccccacacacctcccgtTCCGTTCTCCATCATATGGTGGTACGCCGCacctcctacctcccccctcccccctgcctccctcgCAACCCCTCCCCTGCCACCACCCTACCCTGTCCCCCCAAAACCTGAAACACCATCATCGTCCACTCACAACTGTGGCTGTCAACAacacctgtctctttctttctttttaacaggCGGCTGTGGACCTGGTGGTGAACGGTATGATGGTAGCCACCATCTGGGCGGAGAGCATCCCTTACTGGGCCTCAGCGACCAACACCGCCATCCTGAACCTCAAGTCGGGTGACGAGGTGTGGCTGGTGCTGCTCAGCAGGGCTTCCTACATCCACGGCTACATGTACTCCACGTTTTCCGGCCACTGTCTCTTCATTGACACcgagtaaaaggaaaaaaagaaaaggaaagagctCGGTTTGGTCGGTGGACAtgccacaccactaccacaccatacaccacaccaccactactatcaccatcacacaccacacaccacaccaccaccaccagtgggaATCGTGGGTTACAATCATTTTCCACTCTGTCCACTGAGAAGTTGaccaattgttttttgtttttttttttttcttcttcttctttttttcattttgaactaatctttattatttttttaatttcagttatctattcatctttttgtcattgttatcattattattattattattgtttgtttctcttttttttctctcttttttttcacgagAACGTGGAATAAGAATTCGGGACATGCCACACCCTGCGATTCGTTTTCACAACTcttctcactgtctcactgtgctcACTGTGCCCTTgagaattgtatatatatatatatatgtatgtatgtatgtatatgtatctatacGAGAAGAGAAAGACTGTTTTCGCTGTACTGGAACACCATGGTGAAGGTTGTAGGGTGGTGACCGATATGAC is a window from the Babylonia areolata isolate BAREFJ2019XMU chromosome 15, ASM4173473v1, whole genome shotgun sequence genome containing:
- the LOC143290215 gene encoding cerebellin-1-like is translated as MSPKHLLLFLLLTTLLLLSLLTLASAKREPRNRNRNRNRNRNRKLERDLSQMDEVAEMSEACSLEVSCKAPDSGMPITLPIQGPRGPPGKPGQPGEPGKDGAPGLPGPMGLHGAEVPKVAFFAGLKDNKGPVSENTDLIFDSVITNVGSAFDMDTGRFTAPYNGTFQFTVVVAAQGRQRAAVDLVVNGMMVATIWAESIPYWASATNTAILNLKSGDEVWLVLLSRASYIHGYMYSTFSGHCLFIDTE